ATGGCCAGGGCCACCTGCTCGGCGTCGTCCGACTGGAGGTGGACGTACCAGTCGCTGGTGAACCGGGCGCTGAAGCCGAAGTGCTTCGTGAAGAACGCCGCCGTGCCCGCCACGTCGTTCGTCATGATGACCGGGTAGTAACTGGTGATTTTCATTGGGTTTCCTTTCAGGCCTTGCCTTTCATTGAGGTAACATACAGGCTGCGTGTATGCAATCCCGCAAGCATCGAAGCAACGATGAGCGCAGCGCCGCCACGCGGCACGCCCTGGTGAGCGCGAGCAGGGCGCTGTTCGTGGAGAAGGGGTACGCGCAGACGTCGACGCCGGAGGTGGTGGCGGCGGCCGAGGTGACGCGAGGCGCGCTCTACCACCACTTCGCGGACAAGCAGGCGCTGCTGCGGGCGGTGCTCGAACGGGAGTTCGCGGAGCTGCGCCAGGCCATCGACGCGTCAACGCCTGCCTCCTTGCCCCCCAGGGAGGCGCTCATCGCGGGGAGCCTCGCGTACCTGGACGCGATGGCCGTCCCAGGCAGGACGCGCCTGCTGCTCGTGGACGGGCCCGCGGTGTTTGGCCACGCGGAGATGATGGCCTTGGATGAGGCCTCCGCCGCGGGCTCACTGCGGGAGGGGCTGGCCGCGCTCCTGGGCGACGGGCCGTTGATTGCCGCGCTCGCCAGTCTCTTGTCGGCCGCGTTCGACCGCGCGGCCCTGGCCATCAGCGCGGGCGGCGACGCGAAGGCCTACCGCGCGGCCATGCTCGCGCTCATCGAGCGCGTCACCGTGGGCGTCGGTCCTTGAGCGGCAGGGGCTCCAGGGTGGTCGGCTTCGGGGCGCCGGACAGGGCCGAGAGCAGGGAGACCCGGATGCAGGTCGCCACCACGCCCAGGTAAGCAACGCGGGCCGCCGGTTGACGTACGCGGCCCGCGAGCGTTCCAGGCGACACGGCGGGGACAGGCATTGCGCCGGGTCCCGCCGCGCCACCCGTTGAGACATCAGCCGCCGATTTCGACGTTCTCCATCACACCCAACGCGTCGGGGATGAGGAGCGCGGCGGAGAAGTAGGTGCTCACCAGGTAGTTCGTGAGCGCCTTGTCGGTGACGTCCATGCGGCGCACGGAGAGACCGGGCTCCACTTCGTCGGGGAGGCCGGTGCGCCGCAGGCCCACGACGCCCTGGTCCTCCTGGCCGGTGCGCAGCACGAGGATGGAGCTGGTGCGCTGCTCGGTGACGGGAATCTTGTCACACGGCAGCATGGGCACCCCGCGCCAGGCCATGCAGGGGCTGCCCTGGACGTCGACGACGGTGGGGTAGATGCCCCGGCGCGTGCACTCCCGGCCGAACGCCGCGATGGTGCGCGGGTGGGCCAGGAAGAAGCGGGACTTCCGGCGCCGGCTGAGCA
This genomic window from Myxococcus hansupus contains:
- a CDS encoding TetR/AcrR family transcriptional regulator; the protein is MQSRKHRSNDERSAATRHALVSASRALFVEKGYAQTSTPEVVAAAEVTRGALYHHFADKQALLRAVLEREFAELRQAIDASTPASLPPREALIAGSLAYLDAMAVPGRTRLLLVDGPAVFGHAEMMALDEASAAGSLREGLAALLGDGPLIAALASLLSAAFDRAALAISAGGDAKAYRAAMLALIERVTVGVGP